The segment GTTGTATCGGCAATAAAGCATCTAAGTATAAGATTAAGTTTTTGAGCACTTAATTTTAGACGTTTTACGAGGTCTGTTTTTTCTTGCACTAATGACATTTATAACAACTTTATTGGTTGTTATCTAGGCTAGACCCTATTTTAACTTTGAAACAAAAGAAGTCAAAGAAGAATTTGAAAGATTAAAAAGCTTTGGAGCAAAAGTAATTAAAGAACCTTATAAAGTTGCCCCAAGATATTGGATTGCTACTCTTGCGGATCCGGATGGAAATTATTTCCAATTAACAGCTCCTTGGGAAGAAGGAAGCTAATTATCTTCATGCTGTTCATCGAGCTTACTTTTAAGTTCAGCTAAAGCATTTCTTTCTGTATCATGAGCAGCTATTTGAATAGCATCATCAATTCTTAACCAGTTTCCAACTTCAATTTTCTCATCTTTATCTAAAGATAATTCCTGAGATTCAGGCGCAGGACTTCTTTCTAAACAAAATCCGTACAGATGAACTTTTTTCTTTTGTTCACTTACTAAATAGCTCAATGATGATAATGAAATATATGGTAATCCACTTACAATAATTCCTGTTTCTTCTTTTATTTCTCTTTGTGCTGCCTCAAGAGGGGTTTCTTCAGGTCTTAAACGGCCCTTTGGAATGACATATCCATACTCTCTGTGTAAAGCAAGGAACACATAAACAGTATCTCCTTCATAGTAATATGGTATTCCTCCCGCACTAATAATGTCTGCTACATCTCCATCTTCAATTTTAATTGTATTCATATTAATATATTCTAAAAAAGATTTATAAAAAAATCAAGCAACTAAGTAATATGGGTACAATCAGTATAAAGGAAGTTTATCAAGATTCATATAATAGATACTTTAAAAAATCTAAATATAATAACATTGTCTCTATTTCACGTATTAAAAGAGTTTTTGGAGCAAATACAAATTGTTTTATTGTAAAAGCAGTTAATGAGGATGGTCTATCAAAGAACTTCTTTGTAAAATATCCGAATTTAAGTACCATCTTGCAAGAGATTAGAGGTTATAAATCTCTTAAGGATTATATTACTATCCCAGAAGTACTTTACTATGATGATAAAATTTTAATTAACTCCTATATAGAAGGACAACTACTTTCAGAGCTAGTTATTAAAAGGGATTTCAAAAGAAATAATATAGATATTTTAAAGCTAGAAAAAAATAAAGAAAATATACTATCAAATCTTTATAAGAATAGTCCAGAGAAAATATTAACATTTGATAAGTATCTTAAGATTAAAGCTAATAAACTGTTTTACAAACGCCTATTTGGAAGAAGATATGAGAATTTTTATGGTTCAACGTCTAGTGTTCATTCTCTGATAAACAAAAAAATTATACTCAATGGTCATAAGTTCAAAAAAACAATTTTTGAAATATTCGAGGATATTAAGAATGAATACAAGAATGCAGAAAAGAAAGAAGTTACTTGTATTCTCGGTCATGGAGATCTACACCATGGAAATATAATATGCACTAAATCACTTAAAACTTATTTTATTGACCTTGAGTATGCAAGTTTCATGCCAATTTATATGGAATTGGCAAAGCCTTATTATAATGACTCTTTTGTCTTCGTATTGTTGTATCATTTTGGACTTCTGGAAAGATATTTTTCACTAAAAAAGTTTGAAATCACAGATAGCGCAATTAAGATTGAAGCTTCAGTTAAAAAATCTTTTAGAAGAAGATTACAATTAGCTTCTATTAAAATGAAAGCGAGATCAAATATTTTAGAAAAATATTCTGATTTTATTCGTTTTAATAGTTATTTAGTAATGAGTCATACTTTAAATCGTGATCCTAATACATTTCCAGAGATAATGATTCCATTCTTTTTAATATTTACATGTATATTAGATGAATTTGATTATAAAAACCCTGAATCTATTTTAGATTACTTTAAATAAGAGTATCTTCGCCTTCTTGGACTTTTCCTTCTCTCTTTTCTTCTTTTATTTCTTGAATCCTCTTTTTATTGCAAAACAAAGTTTTAAACTCACGATCAGATTTAGTTCCTTCTGAACTAAATTGAGGATCTCTTCTATTTTTTAAAAAGTAACTTAAAGCATTAATCATTTCTATTTCTGTATCCGGAATATGAACAAAATTACGTGCTTTATTTTCAGGTAAACCGCCATATTCCCTTCTTATTAAACCACGGAGACCCGTTCCTTCTGGGTTTTCCGCAGAAACAATTTTTCCTTTAATCCTTTGTAATAAAAGAAGTGGATCCGAGTAACTTTTTTCATCTATTTCAAAAAAAATAACTCCATATGGTGAATCTACTAAAGAATCTCTTAAAAGTCTTCTCCTGTCTTCAGGTAATTCGTCCATATTATATAAAATTTGCAATAAATCATCGGTCATTATTCCTGTTGCAACATATAAAAGTTCATCTTCTGCTTTTACGTTTGCAGGATTACGTAATATCTCCAATCCGTTTTTTATCGTAGTGAGAAGCTTTTTTTCTTCCTCACTTGGATCTGGATAACTTTGTATAGCATTAATAACTCTTGGTAAAAAAAGATATGCTTCTGGTTTTATTAATAAATAGGCTAACATCTTATCTCCTCCATAATATATGTGTTAACTTTAAAAAAAGTGTCAATATTTTGCTTTATTAATTCCATTAAACTTTCATTATCAGGAATAGTCCTCCAAGTTAAACGAAGTTCATAAGCTTCTTTCAAGGATAAAATACTAACCGCTGGAATATGTTCTTCCCATTTTTTTAAAACATCATCAAAGTGATAATAAAGCTCTTTATACTCCCATAATAGGTATGTTTGCATAATAAGTAGTGAATTTTTAATAACCTTTCTTAGGTAGTACTTTGCTTTTAAAGGATCAATATTCTGGCAAAGTTTAACAATATAATTTTGCACTTCATTAAAATAAACATAAAAACATTCCCAAGAAATATTTGTAATATCAAATAGTGGCAAGGTAAATCCTTGCTTACAGTAAAGAATTGCAGACTCCAATGTTGGATTCGAGATATTAAGATTTTTAATTATTTTAAGCCAAGAAGCATCCCTTGCCCCACCACTTACAGCATACTTTAATCCGTTAAACTCAACCAATTCTACACCTGTTTTGATATCAAAAGACTTTTCTAAATTTGCACGTAATTTTTCGACTTCTTCAAAATATTCTTGATTAAAGGAATCATAAACAAGGACAAAATCTATATCACTCCAACCCTCAATATAATCTCCACGAGAAATACTCCCAATTAAAACTAAAGAAAGTGTATTACTATGATTTACAATATTCTGATAAAAGTCTGTATTGATTAAATTTGCTGCATTCACATATCAGTATAGGAAAAAAAAAAGTTAGTGTCTTGTCTAGATAACAGTTGAAAAACTGTTAGAATAGATTGTAATGACGATAAAAAAGACCTACATAAAACGGTTAAGAATTTCGAGGTCGAAATTTAATCTTATAGATTCCTACT is part of the Caldisericaceae bacterium genome and harbors:
- a CDS encoding NUDIX domain-containing protein; translation: MNTIKIEDGDVADIISAGGIPYYYEGDTVYVFLALHREYGYVIPKGRLRPEETPLEAAQREIKEETGIIVSGLPYISLSSLSYLVSEQKKKVHLYGFCLERSPAPESQELSLDKDEKIEVGNWLRIDDAIQIAAHDTERNALAELKSKLDEQHEDN
- a CDS encoding phosphotransferase is translated as MGTISIKEVYQDSYNRYFKKSKYNNIVSISRIKRVFGANTNCFIVKAVNEDGLSKNFFVKYPNLSTILQEIRGYKSLKDYITIPEVLYYDDKILINSYIEGQLLSELVIKRDFKRNNIDILKLEKNKENILSNLYKNSPEKILTFDKYLKIKANKLFYKRLFGRRYENFYGSTSSVHSLINKKIILNGHKFKKTIFEIFEDIKNEYKNAEKKEVTCILGHGDLHHGNIICTKSLKTYFIDLEYASFMPIYMELAKPYYNDSFVFVLLYHFGLLERYFSLKKFEITDSAIKIEASVKKSFRRRLQLASIKMKARSNILEKYSDFIRFNSYLVMSHTLNRDPNTFPEIMIPFFLIFTCILDEFDYKNPESILDYFK
- a CDS encoding nucleotidyltransferase domain-containing protein → MNAANLINTDFYQNIVNHSNTLSLVLIGSISRGDYIEGWSDIDFVLVYDSFNQEYFEEVEKLRANLEKSFDIKTGVELVEFNGLKYAVSGGARDASWLKIIKNLNISNPTLESAILYCKQGFTLPLFDITNISWECFYVYFNEVQNYIVKLCQNIDPLKAKYYLRKVIKNSLLIMQTYLLWEYKELYYHFDDVLKKWEEHIPAVSILSLKEAYELRLTWRTIPDNESLMELIKQNIDTFFKVNTYIMEEIRC